A window from Citrus sinensis cultivar Valencia sweet orange chromosome 3, DVS_A1.0, whole genome shotgun sequence encodes these proteins:
- the LOC102621193 gene encoding protein CANDIDATE G-PROTEIN COUPLED RECEPTOR 2-like, whose product MMAKNLEATINVTTASESFSVSLPPIAELPFPVKSIGGNESVRQCHGVLYDAALVVPTVLFVLYLVVHAKKNLTKLCNGRSYIMISYYALLWLACVLNLAWCSLQGWQCSAGKEVAWNLLSLFTVAAVLYLEISLMAFLLQESYASGLETLALTFIISGIIVGVDMLLKVIYVFGFGFPLFIDVDSTHRMKWGFWIIHELLLTAVYGFILFVHFSKWREKLPSRPAFYHYVVVMFVVSAVAFFGCVLAGTGAAFGIWLYNLTVICYHSLYLPLLYATFLADFFQEENFLLDNAYYSEMKDAGFFDADWE is encoded by the exons ATGATGGCAAAAAATCTAGAAGCAACGATCAACGTCACCACGGCGTCCGAGAGCTTCTCCGTCTCCTTACCGCCAATCGCCGAACTTCCGTTTCCCGTCAAAAGCATTGGCGGGAACGAGAGCGTAAGGCAATGCCACGGGGTCTTATACGACGCCGCGTTGGTGGTCCCCACAGTGCTGTTCGTGCTTTACCTGGTGGTTCACGCGAAGAAGAATTTGACGAAACTGTGTAACGGGAGATCGTATATTATGATTTCCTATTATGCCCTTCTTTGGCTCGCTTGTGTTCTCAATCTCGCTTGGTGTTCTCTTCAg GGTTGGCAGTGCTCTGCTGGGAAGGAAGTTGCTTGGAACCTACTGTCATTATTTACAGTGGCTGCAGTGCTGTATTTAGAAATCAGTTTGATGGCTTTTCTGCTCCAAGAAAGTTATGCTAGTGGGTTGGAGACTTTAGCACTTACATTCATAATCTCAGGGATAATTGTTGGTGTTGATATGCTTCTTAAG GTAATCTATGTCTTTGGATTTGGGTTTCCATTGTTCATTGATGTGGATAGTACACATCGCATGAAGTGGGGCTTTTGGATAATCCACGAATTATTACTTACTGCAGTTTATGGGTTCATCTTATTTGTGCATTTCTCAAAATGGAGAGAGAAATTGCCTT CTAGACCAGCATTTTATCACTACGTTGTTGTGATGTTTGTCGTTAGTGCAGTTGCATTTTTCGGTTGTGTGCTTGCTGGAACTGGAGCTGCTTTTGGCATTTG GTTATACAACTTGACAGTAATCTGCTACCATTCACTCTATCTTCCACTTCTGTATGCAACTTTTCTAGCAGATTTTTTCCAG GaggaaaattttcttctggaTAATGCATATTACTCTGAGATGAAGGATGCAGGGTTCTTTGACGCTGATTGGGAATAG